The following proteins are co-located in the Candidatus Accumulibacter cognatus genome:
- a CDS encoding response regulator, translating into MRFADRPLKAKLMLIIGVTVGAGLAISTLLFAASEINNNRESELAKLTGMAEILAASSASAIAFDDARTASETLSGLRTRPEILAGSITLPDGTVFAHYPAGGVAVAAAQAGAATPRVIGSYFADAMKIEYPVPQGGEVIGTLSIESDLRPMWRSTANRMLLVLAGALLAFAAALLLAMRLQRSVSGPILELTQVMRLVANDNDYSHRLPVQQRDEVGELIKGFNTMLSEVEERDEALRKHRATLEQQVEARTAQLRLAKEQAESANLAKSRFLANMSHEIRTPMNGVIGMADLLLDTSLSESQRRQVDRLRMSAESLMHLLNNVLDLSKIESGRLEVERIPFDPRQLIEEVVQPFVEMASAKGVLLSEVLAPDLPAAVLGDPYRVKQIVSNLLSNAVKFTEHGTIFLSLTREPSPANGGSPGRADPDHYQLCYAVSDTGIGIALADGEKLFAPFTQADNSTTRKFGGTGLGLVIIRELAQRMDGEVGFESEEGRGSTFWFRQRVELHHHPLAKPASNPPAAARISGRLLLVEDNETNREISGAILETLGCQVDFAHDGAQAVAAAAATHYDLILMDCQMPVMDGFEATRRIRAAEQAAGDAARPIIALTANALAGDREACLAAGMSDYLAKPINRAQLTTILARHLQTPADAAGSSLAADTADSIDTVAYATPTFDPSIVQSLPMVADGSNPEFADRVLDMFTRNASTLLAAIDSAMQQGDAKTLQRSAHTLKSSSATVGAMALSEKARDLEMRLRSGELPATDWPQALRGAYDEFASALARHRAAAEVANGHDFSAPRS; encoded by the coding sequence ATGCGTTTTGCCGATCGGCCATTGAAGGCCAAACTGATGCTGATCATCGGCGTGACGGTCGGCGCCGGTCTGGCGATCAGTACGCTGCTGTTTGCCGCTTCGGAAATCAACAACAATCGCGAATCGGAACTAGCCAAATTGACCGGCATGGCCGAAATCCTCGCCGCCAGCAGTGCGTCGGCGATTGCCTTCGACGATGCGCGCACGGCCAGCGAGACCTTGTCCGGCTTGCGCACCCGTCCGGAGATCCTCGCCGGATCGATCACCCTGCCCGACGGCACCGTCTTCGCACACTATCCAGCCGGAGGCGTTGCCGTAGCGGCGGCACAAGCCGGCGCCGCGACGCCGCGGGTCATCGGTTCCTACTTTGCCGACGCGATGAAGATCGAGTATCCGGTTCCCCAGGGTGGCGAGGTGATCGGAACGCTCAGTATCGAATCCGATCTGCGACCGATGTGGCGCAGTACCGCGAACCGAATGTTGCTGGTTCTGGCCGGAGCGCTGCTCGCTTTTGCCGCTGCCCTGCTGCTCGCGATGCGCCTGCAGCGATCGGTGTCGGGACCGATTCTCGAGCTGACACAGGTGATGCGGCTGGTCGCCAACGACAACGACTATTCGCACCGGCTGCCGGTGCAGCAGCGCGACGAGGTCGGCGAACTGATCAAGGGCTTCAACACCATGTTGAGCGAGGTCGAGGAGCGCGACGAGGCACTCCGCAAACACCGTGCCACACTCGAACAGCAGGTCGAAGCACGCACCGCGCAACTGCGGCTGGCCAAGGAGCAGGCCGAGAGCGCGAATCTCGCCAAGTCGCGTTTTCTGGCGAATATGAGCCACGAGATCCGCACTCCGATGAATGGTGTCATCGGCATGGCCGACCTGTTGCTCGATACCTCGCTCTCCGAATCGCAGCGGCGCCAGGTCGATCGCCTGCGGATGTCGGCCGAATCGCTGATGCATCTGCTCAACAACGTGCTCGACCTGTCGAAGATCGAATCCGGCCGACTCGAGGTCGAGAGAATCCCGTTCGACCCACGGCAACTCATCGAAGAGGTGGTGCAGCCCTTCGTCGAAATGGCCTCGGCCAAAGGCGTGCTGCTCAGCGAAGTGCTGGCGCCCGACCTGCCTGCTGCGGTGCTCGGCGACCCCTATCGGGTCAAGCAGATCGTCAGCAATCTGTTGAGCAATGCCGTGAAGTTTACCGAACACGGCACCATCTTCCTCTCCCTGACCCGAGAGCCTTCCCCCGCAAACGGCGGCTCCCCAGGCCGTGCCGACCCGGATCACTACCAGCTCTGCTACGCTGTCAGCGATACCGGGATCGGCATTGCGCTCGCCGACGGGGAAAAGCTGTTCGCCCCCTTCACGCAGGCCGACAACTCGACAACCCGCAAGTTTGGCGGTACCGGCCTCGGTCTGGTGATCATTCGCGAACTTGCGCAGCGCATGGATGGAGAAGTGGGCTTCGAGAGCGAGGAAGGTCGCGGGTCAACCTTCTGGTTCCGGCAGCGCGTCGAGCTTCACCATCATCCCCTGGCCAAACCGGCATCGAATCCACCGGCCGCTGCCCGGATCAGCGGACGCTTGCTGCTCGTCGAGGACAACGAGACCAATCGCGAAATCTCCGGAGCGATCCTCGAGACGCTGGGTTGTCAGGTGGATTTTGCGCACGACGGCGCGCAGGCGGTGGCCGCCGCCGCGGCTACCCACTACGACCTCATCCTGATGGATTGCCAGATGCCGGTCATGGACGGCTTCGAGGCGACGCGCCGGATTCGCGCCGCAGAGCAGGCGGCAGGCGATGCCGCGCGACCGATCATCGCCCTGACGGCCAATGCCCTGGCTGGCGACCGCGAGGCCTGCCTGGCCGCCGGCATGAGCGACTATCTGGCCAAGCCAATCAACCGGGCGCAACTCACGACGATCCTGGCGCGTCATCTGCAGACACCAGCAGACGCCGCCGGATCGAGCCTCGCAGCAGACACCGCGGACAGCATCGACACCGTCGCCTACGCCACACCGACTTTCGACCCCAGCATCGTGCAATCGCTGCCGATGGTCGCCGATGGTTCGAACCCCGAGTTTGCCGACCGCGTTCTCGACATGTTCACCCGTAACGCCAGCACGCTGCTTGCAGCCATCGACAGTGCGATGCAGCAGGGCGATGCCAAAACCTTGCAGCGATCGGCGCATACCCTGAAATCATCGAGTGCAACGGTCGGTGCGATGGCGCTCTCCGAAAAGGCACGGGATCTGGAAATGCGCCTGCGCTCCGGTGAGCTGCCGGCGACCGACTGGCCACAAGCGCTGCGCGGTGCCTACGATGAATTCGCCAGCGCCCTGGCCCGGCATCGCGCTGCTGCAGAAGTGGCCAACGGTCATGACTTTTCCGCTCCCCGATCATGA
- a CDS encoding YfiR family protein, with protein sequence MISARCWSALLWAIALAIGLDEPALAQGTLAEPQAKAAFVLNFARYIEWPERAFVSRESPLLICLLGRDSIGSALTALQDRQVQGRLVAVRLLNGIDETRPCQVLYIGASEARRLTLVLRALTGQAVLTVSDTDGFIDVGGAIGIVQGDGRLQFEVNRDSLEQAQLRASSHLLKLARNLGNLKGKN encoded by the coding sequence ATGATTTCCGCCCGGTGCTGGTCTGCCCTGCTGTGGGCCATCGCCCTGGCCATCGGACTGGATGAGCCAGCGCTGGCACAAGGCACCCTCGCCGAGCCACAGGCCAAAGCGGCCTTCGTGCTAAACTTCGCGCGTTATATCGAGTGGCCCGAGCGCGCTTTCGTTAGCCGCGAATCGCCCTTGTTGATCTGCCTCCTGGGTCGCGACTCGATCGGCAGCGCGCTGACGGCGCTTCAGGACCGCCAGGTGCAGGGACGCCTGGTGGCCGTCCGTTTGCTGAACGGCATCGACGAAACACGCCCCTGCCAGGTCCTGTACATCGGCGCTTCGGAAGCACGCCGCCTGACTCTGGTGCTGCGCGCACTCACCGGACAGGCGGTGCTGACGGTCAGCGACACCGATGGCTTCATCGACGTCGGCGGCGCCATCGGCATCGTCCAGGGCGATGGACGGCTGCAGTTCGAAGTCAATCGCGACAGCCTCGAGCAGGCACAGCTCAGGGCCAGCTCCCATCTGCTCAAACTGGCGCGCAATCTGGGCAATCTGAAGGGAAAGAACTGA
- a CDS encoding TonB-dependent receptor: MPRSPIRHLALSIALACVAGTGIAEEALAPPDISLEDLLGTEVTSASRKAERLHEVAAAVFVITRDDIERSGATNLPEALRLAPGVNVASLANNRWAVSVRGFNDRFSNKLLVLMDGRSIYSPLFSGVVWEDQDTLLEDIDRIEVVRGPGAAMWGANAVNGVINIITRRARDTEGDLLVAAAGSEERALLAFRHGGEAGNGHFRVWGKAFKRDQSFTTDGHTGNDYWQAGRIGFRGDWHMGSDQRLMLSGQMYSSPTGDRWNLADLGSPLGVNLIDRRQGGKGGHLLGRNEWTLANGSQAALQAYIDVSSIELQTAFKEDRTTVDLDFQHRLLLGQDHDLIWGLGYRYSRDRMNSTGIIVAQPSSRAFTLASAFVYDDITLLPNTLRLMLGLRIEDNSFTGVEPLPNVRLMWAPSDSQSLWASVARAVRTPSRAELDGEVIFSVTPPGAAGNPTPLPLLTRNIPDDHKLQNETVLAYELGYRHQFSASLSTDIAAFYNQYGDLRSAMLGTQQIAFERSPYLIQNIVPDNSIQAHTHGFEISMDWYPRPWWRIQPNYSYLRLDATAKTGDPVSVSNANNMNVSDPQHQLSLRSSLSLSDKHRFDLWLRHVSKLGARNAQIAIPAYTTLDLRYAWKPTHDLEVSVVGQNLLDRSHPEFVPSLLPSQQLELQRGMYVKARWQF, translated from the coding sequence ATGCCCCGATCACCGATCCGCCATCTTGCCCTAAGCATCGCCCTGGCCTGCGTTGCCGGCACAGGCATCGCCGAGGAGGCCCTCGCCCCCCCCGACATCAGCCTCGAAGACCTGCTCGGCACCGAAGTGACCAGCGCTTCGCGCAAGGCCGAGCGACTGCATGAAGTCGCGGCAGCCGTGTTCGTCATCACCCGCGACGACATTGAACGCTCGGGCGCGACCAACCTCCCCGAAGCCCTGCGCCTGGCGCCAGGAGTCAACGTCGCCAGCCTCGCCAACAACCGCTGGGCGGTCAGCGTGCGCGGTTTCAACGACCGCTTCAGCAACAAGCTGCTGGTGCTGATGGACGGACGCAGCATCTACTCGCCGCTCTTTTCCGGCGTGGTCTGGGAAGATCAGGATACGCTGCTCGAAGACATCGACCGCATCGAGGTGGTGCGCGGCCCCGGTGCCGCGATGTGGGGCGCCAACGCGGTCAATGGCGTGATCAACATCATCACCCGCCGCGCACGCGACACCGAGGGCGACCTGCTGGTTGCCGCGGCCGGCAGCGAAGAACGCGCTCTGCTGGCTTTCCGCCACGGCGGAGAAGCGGGAAATGGACATTTCCGCGTCTGGGGCAAGGCCTTCAAGCGCGACCAGTCTTTCACCACCGATGGCCACACCGGCAACGACTACTGGCAGGCCGGGCGTATCGGCTTTCGCGGCGACTGGCACATGGGTAGCGATCAGCGTCTGATGCTCAGCGGCCAGATGTATTCCAGCCCGACCGGCGACCGCTGGAATCTCGCCGACCTCGGATCGCCGCTGGGCGTCAACCTGATCGACCGGCGCCAGGGTGGCAAGGGCGGACACCTTCTGGGCCGCAACGAGTGGACGCTTGCCAACGGTTCGCAGGCCGCCCTACAAGCCTACATCGACGTCAGCAGCATCGAACTGCAGACCGCTTTCAAGGAGGATCGGACCACCGTCGATCTCGATTTCCAGCATCGCCTTCTCCTCGGGCAGGACCACGATCTCATCTGGGGTCTCGGCTACCGTTACTCGCGCGACCGGATGAACTCCACGGGGATCATCGTCGCGCAGCCGTCGAGTCGCGCCTTCACCCTCGCGAGCGCCTTCGTTTACGACGATATCACCCTGTTGCCGAATACGCTGCGGCTGATGCTCGGTCTGCGCATCGAAGACAACAGCTTCACCGGCGTCGAACCGCTGCCCAACGTGCGCCTGATGTGGGCGCCCTCCGACAGCCAGTCGCTGTGGGCTTCGGTCGCGCGTGCGGTGCGCACGCCTTCGCGCGCCGAGCTCGATGGAGAAGTGATCTTTTCGGTCACGCCGCCTGGCGCAGCAGGAAATCCAACTCCCTTGCCGCTGCTGACGCGCAACATCCCCGACGATCACAAACTGCAGAACGAAACCGTGCTCGCCTATGAGCTCGGTTACCGGCACCAGTTTTCCGCCAGTCTGTCCACCGACATCGCGGCTTTCTACAATCAGTACGGCGACCTGCGTTCGGCGATGCTGGGCACGCAACAAATCGCCTTCGAGCGGTCCCCGTACCTCATCCAGAACATCGTCCCGGACAATAGTATCCAGGCGCATACCCATGGCTTCGAAATTTCCATGGACTGGTACCCGCGGCCATGGTGGCGAATCCAGCCGAACTACAGCTACCTGCGTCTCGATGCCACCGCGAAAACCGGCGATCCGGTATCGGTCAGCAATGCGAACAACATGAACGTCAGCGATCCGCAACATCAACTGTCGTTGCGTTCGTCGCTGTCGCTGTCCGACAAACATCGCTTCGACCTCTGGCTGCGCCATGTCAGCAAACTTGGCGCGAGAAACGCCCAGATCGCCATTCCCGCCTACACTACCCTCGATCTGCGCTATGCCTGGAAACCGACGCACGACCTCGAAGTGTCGGTGGTCGGCCAGAACCTTCTCGACCGCAGTCATCCGGAGTTCGTCCCCAGCCTGCTGCCCTCGCAGCAACTCGAACTGCAGCGCGGCATGTACGTCAAGGCCAGGTGGCAATTCTGA
- a CDS encoding substrate-binding domain-containing protein, whose translation MMSSVRQWWIVLLALLLAGTGRAEDLVIPGSGNPEYVLDQLAKAFNARQAQHRVVIPPSTGTAGALRDVGEGISSVGRVGRLLKDEERRQGFVHISLGRDPVVIVGGAGVTVRSLSAAQLVDIYSGRITNWRELGGKAAPIRAVGRENSDASRQAIAKVIKPLQDITFGPGVKTVNLDPQLIALLDRYPSSLGMLNRSALSACTTRVVHLALDGVDPTPENLEKGSYLAWVELGLIHKQNGVTPAARAFLDFIRSPDGQRIVRQHGILPPRTAG comes from the coding sequence ATGATGAGTTCAGTGCGTCAGTGGTGGATCGTGTTACTCGCCTTGTTGCTGGCGGGAACGGGTCGCGCCGAGGATCTGGTGATCCCCGGCAGCGGCAATCCGGAATATGTTCTTGACCAACTGGCCAAGGCGTTCAATGCACGACAGGCGCAACACCGCGTCGTCATCCCGCCGTCCACGGGCACCGCCGGCGCGCTGCGCGATGTCGGCGAGGGAATTTCCAGTGTCGGGCGTGTCGGACGGCTCCTCAAGGACGAAGAACGCAGACAGGGCTTCGTCCATATTTCCCTCGGGCGTGACCCGGTGGTCATCGTCGGCGGCGCTGGCGTGACCGTCCGCAGCCTCAGCGCAGCGCAACTGGTCGACATTTACAGCGGCAGGATCACCAACTGGAGAGAACTGGGGGGCAAGGCCGCGCCGATTCGCGCCGTCGGACGCGAAAACTCCGACGCCAGCCGCCAGGCGATCGCCAAGGTCATCAAACCCTTACAGGACATCACTTTCGGGCCGGGAGTGAAGACCGTGAACCTGGACCCCCAGTTGATCGCGCTGCTCGACCGTTACCCGAGCAGCCTGGGCATGCTCAATCGATCGGCACTGTCCGCCTGTACCACCCGGGTCGTGCACCTGGCGCTCGACGGCGTCGATCCGACCCCGGAAAATCTCGAGAAGGGAAGCTACCTGGCCTGGGTCGAACTCGGCCTGATTCACAAGCAGAACGGGGTGACGCCTGCCGCCAGGGCTTTCCTGGATTTCATTCGCTCGCCTGATGGCCAGCGTATCGTGCGCCAGCACGGCATTCTGCCGCCGAGGACGGCGGGCTGA
- a CDS encoding response regulator, translating to MQRSLFSRFSLHFTLVLVFALLAALAQWTAFRVSRETLKATVDAQEIEKIQTVGRVLLELLEAHAERARLTARLIALGDSLGKYLASSRGGDAAMKLRQSLDDARVASEHGHIEVTDNREIVLYRSDDGEPVGDRSSAWGVFEALQGESILATELAAGILTVRAIEPITLQGQLLGTICVGFRVDSALLEKLGRELAAELFLVARTGQVLAASTTRSRSLDPVLIQEALTQKIPVFRQSRESHESVGYLPLTIIDTAYVVVAVLDSSTAYRRLDEGQERAAVYTLVILLGCSLLAILLLRWTLHPLFALRNKAEGLALELTGSGIAVESGNEVQVVVNVLETLTSRLVARNTELLEAKQLAEAASRAKSRFLSNMSHEIRTPLNGILGMAEILERTPLNAEQERYVRAIGSAGRSLHELLGDILDLAKIEAGKVVIEQIDFDLQALLGQLADIFRELASARSNTLITDFRIPARLALNGDPTRLRQILSKLISNAIKFSEGGTITFCVSPLDPRPDDDRLWLRCSVSDTGIGIAPEAIAGLFKPFVQADQSTTRRFGGSGLGLVICRHFAELMGGAISVDSTLGQGSTFTIDLPFARAVAPLPEPATAARSVEKINARILVAEDNPVNQVVIKAILGQLGATVTIAENGALAVEVLQQSAFDLVLMDCQMPVLDGYGATAAIRALPPPWSRVPIVALTANALPEDRQRCLDAGMNDYLSKPVRIEPLLSCLLHWLPAGASASASASPQPTTLPVQASPASASLLDRSALVDNPSFNRPGMGKLVERVIALYLDDTPKLIATIRLRLPEPAWPEVTRAAHSLKSSSAAIGLASVSARAARIETLARQQDAVEVAAALPGLEEEFAQAVPELRAELERLTGKPLLT from the coding sequence ATGCAACGCAGCCTCTTTTCCCGCTTCTCTCTCCACTTCACGCTGGTGCTGGTTTTCGCCTTGTTGGCGGCTCTGGCGCAGTGGACGGCTTTCAGGGTTTCCAGGGAAACCCTGAAGGCCACGGTGGACGCTCAGGAGATAGAGAAGATTCAGACCGTCGGACGTGTTCTCCTGGAACTCCTGGAGGCCCACGCCGAGCGTGCCCGCTTGACGGCCCGGCTGATCGCCCTTGGGGATAGTCTGGGAAAATATCTGGCCAGCTCGCGGGGTGGAGACGCGGCAATGAAGCTTCGTCAGTCACTGGACGATGCCAGGGTGGCCAGCGAGCATGGCCACATCGAAGTGACCGACAATCGGGAAATTGTTCTCTACCGGAGCGATGACGGGGAACCGGTTGGCGATCGATCGTCAGCCTGGGGGGTCTTCGAAGCCTTGCAAGGCGAGAGCATCTTGGCCACCGAGCTTGCAGCCGGGATTTTGACGGTGCGCGCGATCGAACCGATCACCTTGCAAGGACAGCTGCTCGGTACGATCTGTGTGGGTTTCCGGGTCGACTCGGCGCTGCTGGAGAAACTCGGCCGGGAGCTCGCCGCCGAGCTGTTTCTGGTCGCACGAACCGGGCAAGTGCTGGCTGCATCAACAACCCGGTCGCGCAGCCTTGACCCCGTCCTGATCCAGGAGGCACTGACCCAGAAGATCCCGGTCTTTCGCCAGTCTCGTGAGTCACACGAGTCGGTCGGCTATCTGCCATTGACGATCATCGACACTGCCTACGTGGTAGTGGCCGTCCTGGACAGTTCGACGGCCTACCGGCGGCTGGACGAGGGGCAGGAACGCGCCGCCGTATATACCCTGGTCATTCTCCTGGGCTGCAGTCTGCTGGCGATTCTGCTGCTGCGTTGGACATTGCACCCTCTGTTCGCGCTACGCAACAAGGCGGAAGGATTGGCGCTGGAACTGACCGGCAGTGGCATCGCTGTGGAATCGGGGAACGAGGTGCAGGTCGTGGTCAATGTTCTCGAAACCCTGACCAGTCGCCTGGTGGCCCGCAACACTGAATTGCTGGAAGCCAAACAGCTTGCCGAGGCCGCGAGCCGCGCCAAGTCGAGGTTCCTCTCGAACATGAGCCACGAAATCCGCACGCCGCTCAACGGGATTCTGGGAATGGCCGAGATCCTCGAGCGTACGCCTCTCAACGCCGAGCAGGAACGCTATGTGCGCGCCATTGGCAGCGCCGGGCGGTCACTGCATGAGCTGCTGGGCGACATTCTCGATCTGGCGAAGATCGAGGCGGGCAAGGTGGTCATCGAACAGATCGATTTCGACCTCCAGGCCCTGCTTGGCCAGCTTGCCGACATCTTCCGGGAACTCGCGTCGGCCCGCAGCAATACCTTGATCACCGATTTTCGTATTCCTGCCCGGTTGGCTCTGAACGGCGACCCGACGCGTCTGCGCCAGATCCTGTCCAAACTGATCAGCAACGCCATCAAGTTCAGCGAGGGAGGAACGATCACCTTCTGCGTCTCCCCGCTTGATCCGCGTCCCGACGACGACCGGCTCTGGTTGCGCTGCAGCGTCAGCGACACCGGCATCGGCATCGCCCCCGAGGCGATCGCCGGCCTGTTCAAGCCCTTCGTTCAGGCCGACCAGTCGACGACCCGTCGCTTTGGCGGCAGCGGGCTTGGCTTGGTGATCTGCAGGCACTTTGCCGAATTGATGGGGGGCGCGATCAGTGTAGACAGCACGCTCGGGCAGGGCAGCACCTTTACCATCGACCTGCCTTTTGCCAGGGCGGTGGCGCCGCTGCCCGAACCGGCGACCGCCGCCCGGAGCGTCGAGAAGATCAATGCTCGCATTCTGGTGGCAGAGGACAACCCGGTCAATCAGGTGGTGATCAAGGCCATTCTGGGGCAACTCGGCGCCACCGTCACGATCGCCGAAAATGGCGCGCTGGCGGTGGAGGTTTTGCAGCAGTCGGCGTTCGATCTGGTTCTGATGGACTGTCAGATGCCGGTGCTCGACGGCTACGGGGCGACGGCAGCGATCCGCGCGCTGCCGCCGCCATGGTCGCGGGTGCCGATCGTCGCGCTTACTGCCAACGCCCTGCCCGAGGATCGCCAGCGCTGCCTCGACGCCGGCATGAACGATTATCTCAGCAAGCCGGTTCGCATCGAGCCATTGCTGTCCTGTCTGCTGCACTGGCTGCCCGCCGGCGCCAGCGCTTCGGCATCGGCTTCGCCGCAACCTACCACGTTGCCGGTCCAGGCCAGCCCGGCTTCGGCATCCTTGCTCGACCGCAGCGCCCTGGTCGACAACCCGAGCTTCAACCGTCCCGGTATGGGCAAGCTGGTAGAGAGGGTGATCGCCCTGTATCTGGACGATACTCCGAAACTCATCGCCACCATCCGCCTGCGACTGCCGGAGCCAGCCTGGCCGGAAGTCACGCGCGCTGCCCATAGCCTGAAGTCGTCGAGTGCCGCGATTGGCCTCGCGAGTGTTTCAGCCCGCGCCGCCCGCATCGAAACTCTCGCTCGCCAGCAGGACGCGGTCGAAGTGGCCGCGGCACTGCCCGGACTGGAAGAGGAATTCGCGCAGGCTGTCCCGGAACTGCGGGCCGAACTCGAACGACTGACCGGCAAGCCGCTGCTCACCTAA
- a CDS encoding GNAT family N-acetyltransferase, with amino-acid sequence MDVLIAPLSAADVDPVAALARRIWQQTYPGIISQAQIDFMLEQRYHRQRLLDELTRPDLWWDQLRVDGQLAGFSSCMRVDGGKEMKLDKIYVEPARQRLGLGARLIAHVAERALALGCGTLILAVNKRNQAAIAAYRKHGFAVRESVCVDIGQGFVMDDFIMAKPLPGHTAES; translated from the coding sequence ATGGACGTCCTGATCGCCCCGCTCAGTGCAGCCGATGTCGATCCCGTCGCCGCACTGGCCCGCCGGATCTGGCAGCAGACCTACCCCGGAATCATCAGCCAGGCGCAGATCGACTTCATGCTCGAACAGCGCTACCACCGGCAGCGCTTGCTCGACGAGTTGACCAGGCCGGATCTCTGGTGGGATCAGCTCCGGGTCGATGGTCAACTGGCCGGTTTTTCATCCTGCATGCGGGTTGACGGCGGCAAGGAAATGAAGCTCGACAAGATTTACGTCGAGCCGGCAAGGCAGCGCCTGGGTCTCGGTGCCCGGCTCATTGCGCATGTGGCCGAGCGCGCGCTGGCACTTGGTTGCGGCACGCTGATTCTGGCGGTCAACAAGCGGAATCAGGCTGCCATTGCGGCATATCGCAAGCATGGCTTTGCCGTTCGTGAATCGGTGTGCGTCGATATTGGCCAGGGATTCGTCATGGACGACTTTATAATGGCGAAACCACTGCCTGGGCACACTGCCGAATCCTGA
- the dapF gene encoding diaminopimelate epimerase: MKLTFTKMQGLGNDFVVLDGIRQSLELTPEQLRFMANRHFGIGCDQILLVEAGTRPDVDFRYRIFNGDGGEVEQCGNGARCFARFVHQQGLTTKREIRVETMRGVIVPRLEEDGSVSVDMGVPVFAPDQIPFISDRNDLLQPLRVADEEWAITAVGMGNPHAVQVVADVDTTPVERLGPLIESHPRFPQRVNAGFMQVLDRHAIRLRVFERGAGETLACGSGACAAVVAGIARGLLDSPVRVETRGGDLSIVWNGQGTPVSMTGPALTVFNGEIEL, from the coding sequence ATGAAACTGACCTTTACCAAGATGCAGGGGCTCGGCAATGATTTTGTCGTGCTCGACGGGATTCGCCAGTCGCTTGAACTGACACCCGAACAACTGCGCTTTATGGCCAACCGCCATTTCGGCATTGGCTGCGATCAGATACTGCTGGTCGAAGCGGGCACGCGCCCCGATGTCGATTTCCGCTATCGCATTTTCAATGGCGATGGCGGCGAGGTCGAGCAGTGCGGCAACGGCGCACGCTGCTTCGCCCGCTTCGTACATCAACAGGGGCTCACGACGAAACGCGAGATCCGCGTCGAAACGATGCGTGGCGTGATTGTTCCGCGACTCGAAGAGGACGGTTCAGTCAGCGTCGACATGGGGGTGCCGGTGTTCGCCCCGGACCAGATTCCCTTCATCAGCGACCGCAACGATCTGCTGCAGCCACTCCGGGTCGCCGATGAGGAATGGGCCATCACTGCGGTCGGTATGGGCAATCCGCACGCCGTGCAAGTGGTTGCCGATGTCGACACCACGCCGGTCGAGCGGCTGGGGCCACTGATCGAATCGCACCCGCGTTTCCCGCAACGCGTCAACGCCGGTTTCATGCAGGTGCTCGACCGGCACGCGATTCGCCTGCGGGTTTTCGAACGTGGCGCGGGTGAAACGCTGGCCTGCGGCAGCGGCGCCTGCGCTGCTGTGGTGGCCGGTATCGCGCGTGGCCTGCTCGATTCGCCGGTGCGCGTCGAAACCCGCGGCGGCGATCTGAGCATCGTCTGGAATGGCCAGGGAACGCCGGTATCGATGACCGGCCCTGCACTTACTGTATTCAACGGAGAAATTGAGTTATGA
- a CDS encoding DUF484 family protein, producing MRSEEVARYLQDNPKFFEEHADLVSNMVVPHPYAGRTISITERQMLALRDKNRHLEGKMGELLQFAEENDAIGEKMHRLAVGLIIARSFQAVLHTLNFHLRDDFAVPHVALRLWHRPEGSDELPEFAEVSQELQAFAETLTQPYCGSTAGFETSSWFGEASLHVRSQGLIAMHHGSATIGMIALGSEDHERFYAGMGTVYLVRLGEMSAAALARVLR from the coding sequence ATGAGGTCGGAAGAAGTCGCGCGTTACCTGCAGGACAATCCCAAGTTTTTCGAGGAACACGCTGATCTGGTCTCCAATATGGTGGTTCCGCACCCGTATGCGGGGCGGACGATCTCGATCACCGAACGTCAGATGCTGGCGCTGCGCGACAAGAACCGTCACCTCGAAGGCAAGATGGGCGAGTTGCTGCAGTTTGCCGAGGAAAACGACGCGATTGGCGAGAAAATGCACCGGCTGGCGGTGGGTCTGATCATTGCCAGGAGTTTTCAGGCGGTGCTGCACACCCTGAATTTCCATTTGCGTGACGATTTTGCCGTCCCGCACGTGGCGCTGCGTCTCTGGCATCGTCCGGAAGGCAGCGATGAACTGCCGGAATTCGCCGAGGTCAGCCAGGAGCTGCAGGCGTTCGCAGAAACGCTGACGCAACCCTACTGTGGTTCGACGGCGGGTTTCGAAACCTCATCGTGGTTCGGTGAGGCGTCCCTGCATGTCCGTTCACAAGGCCTGATCGCGATGCACCACGGGAGCGCCACGATCGGCATGATTGCCCTCGGCAGCGAAGATCACGAGCGCTTCTACGCCGGCATGGGGAC